GCGCGGACACGATCGCCAGCGAATGCCCCGCGACCGGCGAGACCATCGCCACCGTCCGGCTGGACAGTGCTGCGGAGCTTGACGCGGCGATCGTGCGCTGCGTGGCGGTGCAGAAGGCGTGGCGCACGCTGCCGGCCCCGCAGCGCGGTGAAATCGTTCGGCAGATCGGCGAGGCCTTCCGCGAGCACAAGAAGGATCTCGGCGAGCTGGTCACCCTGGAAGCCGGCAAGATCCGCGCCGAGGGTCTGGGCGAGATCCAGGAATGCATCGACATCGCGGACTTCGCCGTGGGCCTCTCGCGGCAGCTCTACGGACTTTCCATGCACAGCGAGCGGCCCAGCCACCGCATGTTCGAGCAATGGCATCCGCTGGGCACCATCGGCTGCATCACCGCCTTCAATTTTCCCGCCGCGGTGTGGGCCTGGAACTCCATGCTCGCCGCGACCTGCGGCAACGCCACACTGTGGAAGCCCAGTCTGATTACGCCGCTCACCGCCATCGCCTGCAATGAGGTGGCGCAGCGCGTGATGCAGGAGCAGACGATCTTCCGGCCGGCCTACGGCGATCCGCGCGACGTCTTCGGCTTGGTCATCGGCCGCGACAGCGAAGTGGGCGAGCGGATGGTCGCCGACCGGCGCCTGCCGCTGATCTCCGCCACCGGAAGCTGCCGCATGGGCCGCAAGGTGGGCCAGGTGGTGGCGGGCCGACTGGGCCGCACGCTGCTGGAGCTTGGCGGCAACAACGCCATCATCGTCATGCCCGACGCCGACATGAAGCTGGTCGAGCG
This portion of the Planctomycetota bacterium genome encodes:
- a CDS encoding aldehyde dehydrogenase family protein — protein: MKTAKDLLKRLGIDRHPRLAPGKGADTIASECPATGETIATVRLDSAAELDAAIVRCVAVQKAWRTLPAPQRGEIVRQIGEAFREHKKDLGELVTLEAGKIRAEGLGEIQECIDIADFAVGLSRQLYGLSMHSERPSHRMFEQWHPLGTIGCITAFNFPAAVWAWNSMLAATCGNATLWKPSLITPLTAIACNEVAQRVMQEQTIFRPAYGDPRDVFGLVIGRDSEVGERMVADRRLPLISATGSCRMGRKVGQVVAGRLGRTLLELGGNNAIIVMPDADMKLVERAVVFGAVGTAGQRCTTTRRLIVHESVVKPLTERLIKLYATIKIGDPLEENTLMGPLIHAEARKAMKASIEQAVAQGCTVKCGGLPGLKKWESQPGYFCEPTLISVPKGAMPAITREETFAPILYIFSVKNFEEAMEIQNGVDQGLSSAIFTDSVRSAERFLSHDGSDCGIANVNLGTSGAEIGGAFGGEKDTGGGRESGSDSWKQYMRRQTCTVNWGTDLPLAQGIRFGE